From the Caloenas nicobarica isolate bCalNic1 chromosome 2, bCalNic1.hap1, whole genome shotgun sequence genome, the window ttgcctttcttctgaCCCAGAGCCCTTCACGTGGCCTCCAGTTGCTGCGGGACCTCTCCTTTGGGCCGCGTGCCCTGGAGCCATCGCAGGCACCCCGAtcagctccccacatccctccgTACCCTTCGTGTGCCactgtcccctcatgtcccctccATTGTCCTTCCAGGCACCAGAATCAATGTGTGTGCCAAGTGGCCTCGTCAAACCACGTCCCTTCCAAGTGCCTCTGTCCCCCACATGGTCCTCTCGGGAGGAGGGCTTTAGTATCGCTCTCTGTGGACTCGTTCGTCTTTCTTGACAGCTCTCCTGAGGGGTcttgtcatttatttttgtttgagtCGCTTAAGTGTTAAGGAAGGTGCTTGGCACCGTTTCTgatgtgtggggtttgttgttgtttccagcctatcctggtgttttctgtcctttgggaCTCGTTTATTACTGTTtggagaggcagagagaaaatgaggagTCTCTGTGACTTATAACTGTCATTGTTGATGTACGGTATTTTAGAGAAGGATTCTTACaggatttatttctgctttgtcatTCACTCCTCTCCAGAACGTAGCGCATGGATCCCAGGATCTCTGGAACCTTACGCCAGCCCCAGGGAATTCCTGGAAGGGACCGCACATCATCTGACCAGCCTGGGATGCGGGTAAGACCCCATCAACAGAGAGAAGGTTCTTGtctttggtggtttggtttagATACTGCCTACATAAAACGTGTGGTGACCCCAACGCTGTAGGTGGGTTTGTATATTCCGCAGAATTTGGATATTGATACTTTTTATCTGCGTGTGGGAGAGTGCGTTCTAGGGAAACTGGGGCATCTGTGGAGTTTAAAAAAGCGCCCGATTGTCTAAAAAACACAAACGCTCTAATGGCCTGTATCCATAGCTCTACCAAAGATGGTGCAGAATAAGTTTTCCTCCACTCGGTTGTggccttcatttaaaaaaaaaaaaaaaagaaaaaaaaaaaaaaggaagcaaggaagCTTAAGATTCTACCCATCTTTAtgctgaaggttttttttcccctttcagctGGATGTCCACTGCCACCGTCTCACCGCGGTTGCCCCATCTTCTGCCGTGAAAGTACAAGACAGATGGAAAGAATCCAGAGTGGTCTGCAGGTAGAAGGTACGTCTGATGTGCGTCTGCATTCTTCCTTAGGTACTTGTAGAGTGGACTTTAGAGTAAACGTGAAGAGTGCGCCCACTCTCCTATCTTTTCAATACGCAATGTTTTAACACACGTACTAAACATAAGGCCTGTTCCGCAGCGTGGTGTGCCTACGCAAAgtttccttctctctgtttattttacCTTCCTGAAGGAATAATCGCCTGTTTCTGTGTGCTTACTATTATATGACAGAGTGGAAATGATTTTTGTCCTAAAACAGGAAAGCCAGCTGTTAGTAAGAGCTCAGATGTTCAGAAGAAACAGACTGTTTTAATGATAAACGCTTTGTGCTTGTTCAGTCAGTAAGTTTCTAAAATATCTTAGGGTAGTAGTCGAAAAGCTGACTGAGATGCAGGCACCTGCACAGATCGGCTTTGCTTCTTGTGCGTTTGCTTGTTTCCCAAGAAGCGCTAGCAGCCTTGTAACCGGTGACAGTGAGTCCCGATGTGGTTTTGGTGAGTTATTGCTTCAACAATGTCCTTGTTCCTTAACCTACAGCGCGGAATTCTGGATTCGGTTGGAAAGCGATCTTCCAAAATGGCAATCTTCCTCACTCCGAGAAGTTGCGTTTTATGAACCTTCCTCAGATGGATCTTCCGAGGTGATGTACTTGCAGTAGAAGTCATCAGCAACAAGAGTGCTGGCTCTCtttagaacaaaaaaaccccaagtccATTTCCTTCCAaagagcccagcacagcaggtcTTGGAAAGGTATTGGTGGCATCGCTGGTCTTTGGGTTCTCGCTTGTAACAGTGGAGATGTCACAGAAACCTGTTCCTCTGCGTGCTGCAGTACAGCCTGCTGCCTTAGCGAATCTGCCGGTCCTTTTCGGTCGCCTGATAATGGACTGCAGCgctggagacttttttttttttttttttgaagtaaagCCATGTTTCATGTctcactgatttttctttctgtcataaAGGAGACTTTaaagagaaagtgaaaatgGTCTAATTTACACGTTGGCTTGCATTGTTTAAAGTGTGACTGCCAAAGAGGCGCAGCTTATAATTGATGAGGTGTACTTGAGCAGGTGCGTGTTAGTTCTAAACGTTTAAAAAGAGAAGGCTAGGAGCGTTTTTCCCGACGCTTTGCCAGAGGGCTCCCAGGGGAACCGCAGCCCTCACTCGGATCAGCGTCTCGGCGGGGCGCTCGCCCATCCCCACCCTGCTGGAGCGCAGCCCTCGCTCAGGTCCGCTCCTGAGGAGGGCCGGTGGGGGCAGAAAGAGAACAAACATATTCCCcaaatccagctgcagatggATGAAGAGGCATAAGAGTAAACGTCAGTGCTATAGAaggtttttaaatgcaaagacaCCCCGTTTAtagaaaggatttaaaaactCAAGCTGGCTCAATATGCttctgaagtaaaaagaaaaaaaagatataaaagcaCTTTGAAAAGCTGCCAcctcccccttctccttttccctctatTCTCACCCCCATTAGGGGGGAATCAGCCCCGAACGGGGACTTGTCCGTGCGGGCCCCCGCACACAGGGCGAGAGCCTCCGCCAGAGCACAGGCGTGCCCCGGGCCGCCTGGAGCTGGGTGtgccgcgggggcggggggagcaaGGCGGAGCGGGGCAGGGCGGCAGCCCGAGCCCGGGGCCGGGAAGAAGCCCCCGGCGCCGCCCCTCCAGAGCCGCGCATGCGCAGTGCCGCTCTGCGCCCGCGCCCCGCGTTGCCACTAAGGGCGGGGGCACGCAAATCAGAAGAGCGGTGGTCGAACGGACCGCCGGGAAGAAGGAATCTTACcgaaagcaaaaggaaaggaagagctggACGTGGAAACAGACACGATCTGGGACTAAACGAGGTCGAATGGAACAGAAGCAAAAGTCGCGCGGAATACGCGAAGCGTCTCGGGGCTCGGGCAGGGAGGCGAGTGGGCGGGGAGAACGCGAGTCGCCGTGCGGGTGCTGCCGACGAGGCCGCcgagagggagcagcaggggcggggcggcgccggGGCGGGGCGCAGGCAAACCCGAGGCGCGGCTACGCAAATAGCGCCGCCGAGGGCTCGCCGGGCCGCCGGGAGGCCCCGGCGCGGAGCTGTCCGGGGCTGGGCGGGGGCCAGCGGCCGCGAGCCCGTGGGAGAGAGCgaggggcggggggcggggcggggggcgggaggcggggcgggcgcggggagTGTGACCGCGAGGTGGAGCGTGTGGAAGTGTgtggggcggcgcgggggggcaTCGCTTCTCGGCCTTTTGGCTAAGATCGAGTGTAGTATCTGTTCTTATCAGTTTAATCTCTGATACGTCCTCGATGAGAGGACTTTATATTAAACGGTTTTTGGGCCTGGGAGTTGGATCCGGAGCTTGCTCCCTCCGCTCCGCGCATCGTCCCGGTATTGCAGCACCTCCGGGAACGGTGCACCCCCCCCGGGGACCTTGCACTGGTGAAAAACAGAATTGGGTCTTTTGTCTCTCTTTGCTCTTTCGCTTGCGGCTTTCTCCCCGAAATGCAGCCCCTCCGTGGGTCTTGCTTTGTCTCAGTGGGAGGCGTCGCCGCGGATGATCCGCTGTGGATTCCCCGCCGTGGCTCGGGTCCCCGCAGCGGCTTCTCCGGTGCGGCTTGGCCCGGGTGAATCGTCTGCCGCGGGTGATCCCGCCTGGCTGCCCCGCTGCAGGGCACCCCCGCGCACGTCCTACCCGGCCCCCGTGCACCTCGCTGCTCCCCGTCCCGGAAAATCGGCAAAGTAACGGCCTCTTCAAAAACACCCTTTTGGCTTTGAAATGCACCATTTCTTAGTCAGCCCGGGGACGGACCGGGGGTGTCCCTTCATAGGTCCGCCGGCGGCCACTTGCTCATACACGCCTCATATTGGCAGAAAAATTGCATAGTCCTTACTAACACAAGCCATCTGTTTAAGCAATGCCAAGTGGCGTTCTCATGATTCTCAGTTACTTCTCAGTTACCTGTTTTCAAAGCCTATGTTGTAAATCTATGCCGATTTTACGGGTCCGGTTACGAGCTTGGTTGCTCTTGAAAGGTCGCTACCTCAATATTCTCCTGAACTCTTGAGTTCTCTGGTTCCTTCAAATACAGTCTAAGAGTTAGAAACACAGGTATCGCTCCCACACGCCGCCGCCGTGCTCCGCGCTGCCGTCCGCCCGGAGCGGCCGTGTGGTGCGGCGCGGCCCGTCCGGCGCGGCCCGTGCGGCGCTGCCCGTGCGGCGCTGCCGTGCGGCGCTGCCGTGCGGCGCTGCCCGTGCGGCGCGGCCCGTGCGGTGCTGCCGTGCGGTGCTGCCCGTGCGGTGCTGCCGTGCGGCGCTGCCCATGCGGTGCTGCCGTGCGGTGCTGCCGGTGCGGTGCTGCCCGTGCGGTGCTGCCCGTGCGGCGCGGCCCGTGCGGTGCTGCCGTGCGGCGCTGCCCATGCGGTGCTGCCGTGCGGTGCTGCCGGTGCGGTGCTGCCCGTGCGGTGCTGCCGCCGCGCCTGTTGCCGCCTCTCGCGTGCGGGGGACTGCAGCCCGGCCGTGACGTGCCGGCTCTGGCGCCCGGCCGGGCGTCATTTCTGCTGCTAAAAAGCCCTAAAAGCCAATTTTCAGCTGAAGTGAACCTTCAGAGGGGAAAAGGCTGGTGGGGGTGGGAACTGGACATACTAGGGATACTGGAAGGCATTTATTCCCCCCCCCCAGCAAGATTTGGGTTAAATCCGGGTGGTTTTAGGAATGTTTTTGGAGCCGTTTCCTCCCCACCTCCACTGCTGGTGCTGAAAacaccaaatatttttattttcatttaaaaggaggaaagtccaaagaaaaaaaggggggtgttttgggttttttttcagcacttctGCCTCAAGGCAGTAGCATGAAACTCTTTTATTAACCATTTCGTCCGCAATTTGGGGTTCTCCAAGCTATCCCATTTCCCAGCATGCTGTTGAAAATGCTCCAAACAGGACAAGCTTCCCCCAAACCACAGAATTAAAAGCCCTGACCTTCCCCTCCGCCTCCCCATTTGCGCTGGAGCTGTATTTTGGGCCAAAATATGCCCAAATTTGTATCTTTTCCGCATAATGGGCTGGCGATTTTAAAAAGAGCCTTTTGAGCTCCGTTGTTATAAACACCCACTGATGATTTACCCAAATAATTGCAACTCCGCCCCCCAACTCCGCCTTTTTCCACTTCAGCTGGACCCCTCCGAGGAGCAGGGGAGGTTGAGCGGCTCTGCCCTCTCCAAGGAGCCACAGCCTTCACTCAGGTCCCCTTCAACTGTCAATAGCTGTGTCTGGAAGCGTGTTCGTGTCTCGGTGGATGCTGTGCATTAACGGGGAGGGTGAGGGGTGGGAGGCTGCGGAGCgctcgctgcggccggctcctgggggctgcaggcagccgGCTCAGGGCAGCCCCCGGggaggtccccggagccggcggAGGGGCAGGAGGCGACAGCCGGCGGGGGCAGCCGTCCCCTGCTCGCCAGAGCTCCCCCTGAGCCTCCTCCCGCGGCCCCGCTCGCCCCGCGCAGCCGCCCCCAGCTCCGGCAGCTCCTGCGACCCCGTCCCGTGTCCCCGGGCCGCTCCCGAGCCCCGTTGCACGCCGGCCCTCGGCGCGTCTCCGGCGGCCCCTGTGGCGGATGCACTCGACCCGTCCCCCCGCcgccaaaccagcagcagtttggtgcgggctccagaggaggtggGGGCCTGAGCTCCTTCCAGGGCCAAGgaccaagaactccttccaggggatccacaaggaagcagaacggcaactGAACGCCGCTGGCTTGTGGGCGCACcgagtctcgtgcagacttttcctactgtgtgCAATTGGACtatgagtcaaccacttcattctataaatatgacagcctggatgagcccactttgagctctccctgctaaacaagtgagctgtatggccatggttttactactcagagCTCggtggatgagcccaatttaagtttaatattaatcatttagttTAAATAGACGCACACTAAATATAATGAATTATTTGGagatataaggttgtatgatttttaatatactctttgcttcatgttacttgttaagctggatttgctaaaattttaaactgtaaagttctgcttatatttaccaaaagcaactacaaaccACACCGAACACTCGCAAGATAAGGCcttgtttgcattttgctgggaaagtaacgatccaaggctaacacagagacattacagacatctgcaaaagaGGGCCTATTTCGCACttcgctgagaagaaaggatttattcagacaaaacagtacCTGCAAGGCTGTGGACCATAAACGatgtctacagctgaacaaaacaaaggcccatgtggaatcagagaaaaagatcccaagagaagcaagaagaccccaaagtaaaatattgctgttggactgaatcatggtatgaACGGtttgtaaagatataaaagtttatGGTTTACTATGCTCGGGTTGGACCTCTGTGGAGGCACCCAGCTTGTGCCAGCCCTCCcgctattctactccattaatttttcctttcctgagaattttgtctcctgaaagtctgctctgcatatggttCTCGGGTCTCGCAGCCGTGGGGCTCAGCAGCCACGTGTCCCTGTGCTGGCACTCGGCAGCTGCTGCGGGGGACTttgagcttttcttttgtttcatgcaGTAGTTTACACCTTTGGACAAGAACTGTGACACCGATCGGCCCGCAGATTTGCAAAACGTATGTATTATATTACTGCAAATCTTTAATAATCCAAGCGTTTGATCAGAGCTCACTGGGGCAGGGGTGCGTAGGCGGGGGGCAGCACCCGCCGAGAGGGGTTGCgcacccaggggtgctgcagcACGTCCCGCAGGGGCAGGCGCTGGGCCGGGCTGCGGCGCAGCAGGCGCGAGATGAGATCGCGGGCACCCTCGGGCACGGGGGGCGGGAAGTGCAGGTCCACCTGGCGGGACACGGGGGGACTCGGGGACCCCAGAAATAGAGGGGGCACAAGGACACCCccagccagcactggggtctCTGGTCCCCCCCAGCCGTGGGTCTCCCCCACAGTGAGACTCGGGagtgtggggcaggggctgtgtATGTGGGGCCCCCCAGATGCTGGAGTCCTGCCCAGCCCTTGGGTTCCCCAGCAGCatgtggggcaggggctgctccccaaAGGGAGGGCCCCCATGGCAGGAGGTTCCAGGGGGTGTGAGCTCCCTAAACATGGGGTCTCTGAGGCAGGGTCCCCCTATGAAAGCACAGCATGTGAGGCTGGGGGGTGCTCTGgggtccttgtgggtccccaGAGGTGCTCCCcaggtgggtgggggtccctaGGGTGCAGTCCCCACCTTGGTGATGCGGTGGTAGGTCTCATTGTGGGAGGGGCTCTCGAAGGGAGGGTGCCCGACCAGCAGCTCATAGCAGAGCACCCCCAGGCACCACAGATCCCCCTTCTTGTTGTGCTCGCGCCCCTCCACCATCTCGGGGGGAAGGTAATCCAGCATCCCACACAGCGTCCTCCGCCTGGGGGGCACCCGATGAGGAGACACTCCCACGTGTTCACGCGCCCACCGCCTCTCCGGAGGTACACGAATGCAGCTCTGTGTTAGGGGGAGCCCCCCCTTGGCACGTTGGGGCTCCCTGGGGTGCTTGGGGCTCATGTGTCACCCCTCTCCCCCAGGTTGATGACACCATCCCCATGGGGTGTCCTCGGCCCCtgccgtgtccctgtccccacagggtgCCCCATGGGGGACCACCCATAGAGCTCCCCCAGCCCTATAGGGCCCCTCCCCAGGTCATACCAGAGGGGAGAGGGTGCACAGACCACACAAAGTCAGTGACCTTCGGCTCCTCCAGTCCCACGGGGTGCTTCCCCCACACCCACGGGGCCCCCCACAGCCGGACTGGAGGGAGGGGGCGTGCACAGACCACCCGAAGTCGGTGATCTTCAGCTGCTCCATCAGACCCAGCAGCAGGTTCTCAGGTTTGATATCCCGGTGGATCACCTTCTTCCCGTGGCAGTAAAGCACTGCGTCTGCCGCCTCCTCCGTCAGCTGGGGGAGAAAAAACGAGGGGGTCGGGCCACCCCTAAGGGTCTCCTAAATGCTCCTGTGCCATCCCAGGGTCCTCCACATCCTCCCTGGCTGCATATGGGGTGGATGCCATGGTGGGGCAGGTAACAGCTCCTCTATCACCTGGGGGGAATTCTGGGGCCTCAAGGCACCCCCAAACTGGTCAGGGAACCCCCATGCAACCCCAGGGTCCCCCACTGAACAGAGGGTGGCCACTGTGGgtggggcagcagctcctccatcaGCTGGGGATAGGTCAGGACACCCTCAAACTGACCAGGGGGTGCCGCGTTTTGGGGTGACCTGACCGTGGCAGTGTGGGTGGCATCGAAGCAGCCTTGGCGCTGCAGCTCCTTGTAGAGCTCCCCCCCGGGTGCGTACTCCAGGATGAGGAACACCCGCCACTCATCGTGGAAGTAGTTGTAGAGGCGCAGGATGTTGGGGTGCCTGAGGGGAGGGGGGACAGACGGTGAAGCCCCAGGACCCCCACTACCaccaccccagggaccccagaACACCCCCTGTGTCACCTAGAGAGCCCCAGTGCCACACACCATCACCCCGGTGAGTCCCAGGACCCCCCTCTGCTGTCACCCCAGGGTGTCAAGGACAGTCCCCACCATCACCCAGGGGACACCAAGACTCCCCCACTGTCACTCCAGTgccacccaccaccacccaggAGGTCCCCAGGACCCTACCACCACCACCCAGGGTCCCCAGGCTCCCCCCGGACACCCCATGCTTCCCGACTGGAGGTGTGCCATGATCTCGTTCTCTCGCTGCAGCTGGTGCTCCACCCCTTCCTTCTCCACCTGGGACTTGAAGAGGACCCTCAGGGCCACCAAGAATTTCGTGGTCCGCTCCCGTGCCAGGTAGACGCTCCCGAGCTTGCCCTTCCCCAGCGGCCACCCGATCTCAAAGTCATCCAGCGTGAAGGTCCATCtgcagggtggggggcagaGACACACGATGGCAGGGGCACCCGTCACCCGTGGGGGCACCCCATCATAGGGGGAACACCCTACCATAGGGGGGACACCCAGCACCCGTACCCACACATAGTCAACACCAGCCCTGGTGTCACCCACCAATGCCCAGGGGTCACAGGACCACTGCACTGTCACCCATGAGGTCTCTGGAATGCCCTCCCACTGTCATACTGGGGGTAACTGGGCCCCCCAGTGCCACTCGAGGTGTCCTTGGACCCCCCACGATCACCCCAGGGTCctcaggacaccccacagtgcCACCCACCATCAGCCAGGGGGtctctgggaccccccccccactTATTATACTTGGCTTCCCAGGATGCCCCCAGGCATCCTCACTGTCACCCCATGGATCCCAGGACCCCCCCCTCATTACCCCAGGGTCCCCTCAGTGCCACCCACCATCCCCCAAACACCCAGAAggccccaggaccccccccaccccccagggGGTCTCTGGGACCCTCACACTGTGGTCCCCAGAagctccccaggaccccccccacTGTCACCAGTGGGTCCCTGGCACCCCCTCCCCATCACCCCAGGGTCTCCAGTGTCCCACATCACCCCAGGGGTCCCTGttccccccagaccccccagctCTACCCCCCCCGTCACTcactggggcggggggagaggcCGGCAGGGCaatggggctgcaggggctcgGCTCCTGGGTGGGGAGGGCTCGGCTCACCAGCGGgaacccccacacacaccccggGGGCCCCCCGAGGACCCTCCCGTGGGACACAGGCGTCCAGGGACCCCCAAGTAACACCCGCGCCCCAGGCCCAGGGACCCCGGGACCCCCATCTCCCCGGAACCCCCGATCCCCCGGGACACTCTGTCCCTGGATCCCCAACCCCTCGGGAGCCCCAGCCCGCCGGGACCCCCAACCCCTAGAGACACAGCGCGTCACCACGGGACACCGCACCCCCggtccccgcccgccgcgccctgagccccctcccgccgcctccAAACCCGCCCCTCGGCTGGCGCCCGCCACGCGCCGCCCGCCCATTGGTCCCCGCCGCGgacggccccgcccccgccgcgcttACGCCGTTTGTCATTGGCCGGCTACGCCGCCCGCCGGGCGGGACGGGCGGGAGCTCAGCGCTGATTGGCTGCCGGGCGCAGTCAGCGGTTCGAGCGCGTGCGGGGAGCAGGCGGTCGGCAGCGGAAGCTCGTGGCCCCGGGCGCGTTTGCGGGAGGTACCGTGGCTTCCGGGGGTGCAGACGGGCCGCGGCGAGGGTGAGGCTGCTGAGCAAAGAGCAGCTGTGCGGTTAGAGAGTGTTTAAAGGGGAACAGCGGGGCTGGCAGCTCGGGTTGGGCAGAGGGAAACTGGGGCAGCGCAGGGAATGGCGTGAATTGAGACAGGCTGCAGAGGTTAAATAAACCGCAGCTTCGGGGGAAGTGATGAGTCGCACAGCTCACAGATGCACCTGGCATTAAGTAAAAATTCCCTtcaagcatttaattttttttttttggtcattacTACTTTAAGCGAAGCACCTGATTTCATTTTAATCCCTGTCTGGGTAGGGACACTTTCTGCAGGAGCGTTGGTGTGAGTGTACCAGAGGCCTGGGTTCCTCCCTGCCCGAAGACTCGGGCTTGTCAGCGCCCCAGCGCTGGGCAGGACACGGTGCAGTACAGATGTTGAAGAACAATAGCATCGAGTgtgtactttttttaaaaaaatcttgccaTTTAATGATGAATCCTATTCTAGTTGTTGCCTTGTCATGATTTCTAGAGACTCtggctgtttttctcttccccctttACTGGTAAAGTTGTGCTTTGGTTACTAATAGGTTACAATTAGGTGTTGATTCTGGAGACTGTTGAACATGCCTGAGGAAAGCTGTAAATAAAGTGAAATTGGTGATTTATAGAGTACAGTGATATTGACTGCATCTctagttttcagtattttgttctGAGTGGCATTTGGGGAACGTATAACAGGAAAGCCCAATTGCAAGAATTTAAAACTGACTACAGggttgtgaggtttttttaacaaat encodes:
- the LOC135985168 gene encoding uncharacterized protein LOC135985168 translates to MSPKHPREPQRAKGGLPLTQSCIRVPPERRWAREHVGVSPHRVPPRRRTLCGMLDYLPPEMVEGREHNKKGDLWCLGVLCYELLVGHPPFESPSHNETYHRITKGDPASETPCLGSSHPLEPPAMGALPLGSSPCPTCCWGTQGLGRTPASGGPHIHSPCPTLPSLTVGETHGWGGPETPVLAGGVLVPPLFLGSPSPPVSRQVDLHFPPPVPEGARDLISRLLRRSPAQRLPLRDVLQHPWVRNPSRRVLPPAYAPLPQ
- the LOC135985070 gene encoding aurora kinase B-like, with the translated sequence SSSPRHPNILRLYNYFHDEWRVFLILEYAPGGELYKELQRQGCFDATHTATLTEEAADAVLYCHGKKVIHRDIKPENLLLGLMEQLKITDFGWSVHAPSLQSGCGGPRGCGGSTPWDWRSRRSLTLCGLCTLSPLV